The proteins below come from a single Piscinibacter gummiphilus genomic window:
- a CDS encoding phosphatidate cytidylyltransferase, which produces MLKQRVITAVVMLLVLLPALFAPMAWPFALLMLAMAGAAAWEWGRLNGASSATAVGMGVVTAAACGVALWAGWVHVGPSVAWWLAFVVWVLGGALALKVGVGSWPNLPRVARWLIGMAAIWTAWLALSSAKAAGINFLLSIFCLVWVADIAAYFGGKTFGRRKLAPAISPGKSWEGVWSGMVGVQALAWAWIWADQHWQLPSLDSASLFTVLLERLGAPGLVLALVFLSAMSVVGDLVESLVKRSAGAKDSSNLLPGHGGVLDRVDALLPVFPIAMALSTLGNF; this is translated from the coding sequence ATGTTGAAGCAACGTGTCATCACCGCGGTTGTCATGTTGCTCGTCTTGCTGCCGGCGCTCTTTGCGCCGATGGCCTGGCCGTTCGCCCTGCTGATGCTGGCGATGGCGGGCGCCGCGGCCTGGGAGTGGGGTCGCCTCAATGGCGCGTCTTCTGCGACTGCCGTGGGAATGGGCGTTGTGACGGCGGCAGCCTGCGGCGTGGCGTTGTGGGCGGGCTGGGTGCACGTCGGGCCGAGTGTGGCCTGGTGGTTGGCGTTCGTCGTCTGGGTGCTGGGCGGCGCGCTCGCGCTGAAGGTGGGCGTCGGATCGTGGCCGAACTTGCCTCGCGTGGCCCGCTGGCTGATTGGCATGGCCGCCATCTGGACGGCCTGGCTCGCGCTCTCGAGTGCCAAGGCGGCCGGCATCAACTTCCTGCTGTCGATCTTCTGCCTGGTCTGGGTGGCCGACATCGCGGCCTACTTCGGCGGCAAGACCTTTGGCCGGCGCAAGCTCGCCCCCGCCATCAGCCCTGGCAAAAGCTGGGAAGGGGTGTGGAGCGGCATGGTCGGCGTGCAGGCACTGGCCTGGGCGTGGATCTGGGCCGATCAGCACTGGCAATTGCCATCCCTCGACTCGGCGAGCCTCTTCACCGTGCTGCTGGAGCGCCTGGGGGCGCCAGGACTCGTGCTGGCGTTGGTTTTCCTGAGCGCGATGAGTGTGGTGGGGGACCTGGTCGAGTCGCTCGTGAAGCGCAGCGCCGGGGCCAAGGACAGCAGCAACTTGCTGCCCGGGCATGGCGGTGTACTCGACCGTGTCGATGCGCTGCTGCCCGTGTTTCCCATCGCGATGGCGCTGAGCACGCTCGGCAATTTCTGA
- the ispC gene encoding 1-deoxy-D-xylulose-5-phosphate reductoisomerase, with protein MQSTPSARQRVCVLGSTGSVGANTLEVMSRHRERYDVFALTAHSRVDELLAQCVQWKPRYAVITQPGLAQLLREGLKAAGLRTEVLEGSGALSLVAAHPEVDSVMAAIVGAAGLEPCIAAARAGKRLMLANKEALVVGGAFFMKAVKEGGATLLPIDSEHSAIFQCLPEDRSTWGRRIDHIVLTASGGPFRQRDHGTLHRVTPDEACAHPNWVMGRKISVDSATMMNKALEVIEARWLFDLTPEQIRVVIHPQSIIHSMVVCRDNSVLAQLGTPDMRVPIAYGLSFPERIESGASALDFTTLAALQFEPADMQRYPGLQLAWDTLRGAEGSTAVLNAANEVAVAAFLAGTIRFDQIHSVNAHTLDAITPSSDACRSIEGLLSLDASARRAAEQQVSRLRAP; from the coding sequence ATGCAATCGACTCCTTCCGCGCGGCAGCGCGTCTGTGTCCTTGGCTCGACCGGCAGCGTGGGCGCAAACACGCTTGAAGTGATGTCACGTCACCGCGAGCGGTACGACGTCTTCGCTCTGACGGCGCACAGCCGCGTCGACGAGCTCCTTGCACAGTGCGTGCAGTGGAAGCCGCGCTACGCCGTGATCACGCAGCCAGGGCTCGCCCAGCTCTTGCGCGAAGGCCTGAAGGCCGCAGGCCTGCGCACCGAGGTGCTCGAAGGCTCGGGTGCCCTGTCGCTGGTGGCGGCGCATCCTGAAGTGGACTCGGTGATGGCGGCCATCGTCGGAGCCGCGGGGCTTGAGCCCTGCATCGCTGCGGCGCGTGCCGGAAAGCGCCTGATGCTCGCCAACAAGGAGGCGCTCGTCGTGGGCGGCGCGTTCTTCATGAAGGCGGTGAAGGAGGGCGGCGCGACGCTCCTGCCCATCGACAGCGAACATTCCGCGATCTTCCAGTGCCTGCCGGAGGATCGCAGCACCTGGGGCCGGCGCATCGACCACATCGTGCTCACCGCGTCGGGCGGCCCGTTCCGCCAGCGAGATCACGGCACCCTCCACCGCGTGACACCCGATGAGGCCTGCGCCCATCCCAACTGGGTCATGGGCCGCAAGATTTCGGTCGACTCGGCGACCATGATGAACAAGGCGCTCGAGGTGATCGAGGCGCGTTGGCTGTTCGACCTCACGCCGGAGCAGATCCGCGTGGTGATCCACCCGCAGAGCATCATCCATTCGATGGTGGTGTGCCGAGACAACTCGGTGCTCGCGCAGCTCGGCACGCCCGACATGCGCGTGCCGATCGCCTATGGCCTGTCGTTCCCCGAGCGCATCGAATCGGGCGCGAGTGCGCTCGATTTCACGACGCTGGCGGCACTGCAGTTCGAGCCGGCCGACATGCAGCGCTACCCCGGCCTGCAATTGGCGTGGGACACGCTGCGCGGCGCCGAGGGCAGCACCGCGGTGCTCAACGCCGCCAACGAGGTGGCGGTGGCGGCGTTCCTGGCGGGAACCATCCGCTTCGACCAGATTCACAGCGTCAATGCGCACACCCTCGATGCGATCACGCCCTCGTCCGATGCCTGCCGCTCGATCGAGGGGCTGCTCTCGCTCGACGCCAGCGCACGCCGCGCGGCCGAGCAGCAGGTGAGCCGCCTGCGCGCACCATGA
- the rseP gene encoding RIP metalloprotease RseP, with protein sequence MTTVLAFILTLGVLIVIHEYGHYRVARACGVKVLRFSVGFGKVLWRRQPQPGGTEFVLSALPLGGYVRMLDEREGPVEPSELHMAFNRKPLRQRAAIVAAGPAANLLLAVLLYAAQHWIGVEEPKALLSAPVAASVAERAGMRSGDWVRAWSTDGTDWEDVRSLTDLRWQVTHAVLEGRPIQLLVTNGEGHGQRTVVLELDKLNAKDVDAKLMQSIGLGAPYRGDAPLLASVKPGGAGAQAGLKAGDVVLSIDGTPMRTMDQLWQTIRASADRRSTDPQRWSVLREGQVLELAVKPAIVTDGDKRVGRIEAGLGLPIEMVTVRYGLWDGFAQAASRTWEVSALTLRMLGRMLIGEASLKNLSGPLTIADYAGQSVKMGLAYYLGFLAVVSVSLGVLNLLPLPVLDGGHLMYYLFEAVTGRPPSEAWLDRLQRGGVALMLVMTSLALYNDVARILGLH encoded by the coding sequence ATGACCACTGTTCTCGCTTTCATCCTGACGCTGGGCGTGCTCATCGTCATCCACGAGTACGGCCACTATCGTGTGGCCCGTGCCTGCGGGGTGAAGGTGCTGCGTTTCTCGGTCGGCTTCGGCAAGGTGCTGTGGCGACGCCAGCCGCAACCGGGCGGCACGGAGTTCGTGCTCTCGGCGTTGCCGCTGGGCGGTTATGTGCGCATGCTCGACGAGCGCGAAGGCCCGGTCGAGCCGAGTGAGCTGCACATGGCCTTCAACCGCAAGCCGCTGCGCCAACGGGCCGCGATCGTCGCGGCGGGGCCGGCGGCCAATCTGCTGCTTGCGGTGTTGCTCTATGCCGCGCAGCACTGGATTGGCGTCGAAGAGCCGAAGGCGCTTCTGTCAGCGCCGGTTGCAGCGAGTGTGGCCGAGCGTGCCGGCATGCGCTCGGGCGACTGGGTGCGCGCCTGGTCGACCGATGGCACCGATTGGGAAGACGTGCGCTCGCTGACCGATCTGCGCTGGCAGGTGACCCATGCCGTCCTGGAGGGGCGCCCCATCCAGTTGCTGGTGACCAATGGCGAGGGCCATGGCCAGCGCACCGTCGTGCTCGAACTCGACAAGCTGAATGCCAAGGATGTCGACGCCAAGTTGATGCAAAGCATCGGGCTCGGTGCCCCCTATCGCGGCGACGCACCGCTGCTCGCATCGGTCAAGCCGGGTGGGGCCGGCGCCCAGGCCGGGCTCAAGGCGGGCGATGTGGTACTGAGCATCGATGGCACGCCGATGCGCACCATGGACCAGCTCTGGCAGACCATCCGCGCCAGCGCCGATCGTCGTTCGACCGACCCGCAGCGCTGGTCGGTGCTGCGCGAGGGTCAGGTGCTCGAGCTGGCGGTCAAGCCGGCGATCGTCACCGATGGCGACAAGCGGGTCGGCCGCATCGAAGCGGGGCTCGGGCTGCCAATCGAGATGGTGACCGTGCGCTACGGCCTGTGGGATGGCTTCGCGCAGGCGGCGTCTCGCACCTGGGAGGTCTCGGCGCTCACGCTGCGCATGCTCGGACGCATGCTGATCGGCGAAGCGTCGCTCAAGAACCTGAGCGGCCCGTTGACCATCGCCGACTACGCCGGCCAATCGGTGAAGATGGGCCTCGCTTACTATCTCGGTTTTCTCGCGGTGGTCAGCGTGAGCCTCGGGGTGCTCAACCTGCTGCCGTTGCCGGTCCTCGATGGTGGGCACCTCATGTACTATCTTTTCGAAGCCGTGACGGGGCGGCCGCCCTCCGAGGCGTGGTTGGATCGACTGCAGCGCGGTGGTGTGGCGCTGATGCTCGTGATGACATCGCTCGCCCTCTACAACGACGTGGCCCGCATTCTGGGCCTGCACTGA
- the bamA gene encoding outer membrane protein assembly factor BamA — MRNLPVSPRLRLSYFRPSVLSIALGLALQAGSAWAVAPFVLKDIRVEGLQRSDAGTVFASLPFRIGDTYTDEKGAAALRALFATGLFKDVRVEVDGDVVVVIVDERAVIANIDFVGLKEFDKDVLIKSLKDFGIGEGLPFDKALADRAEQELKRQYLTKSLYAAEVVTTVTPQERNRVNVTFTITEGGPSRIRDIRILGNKAFSEGTLTGLFDLNDGSWLNWYTKGDRYSRSKLTADLETLRSYYLNRGYLEFAIESTEVSISGDKQDITITVNIREGQPYTVTGVKLEGDYLGKEDEFKSLVKIEPGEPYRAESVADTSKAFTDRFGTYGYAFARVDARPDIDRATGQVVLVLVADPQRRVYVRRINVAGNSRTRDEVIRREFRQFESSWYDGNRIKLSRDRVDRLGYFKEVNIETNEVPGSPDQVDLTLTVVEKPTGNLSLGAGFSSADKLALSASIKQDNVFGTGNYLGIDINTSKSARTLVVSAVDPYFTIDGISRAVDVFYRTQKPINSQGEEYEFITPGASIKFGVPFSEYDTVFFGAGIEQTKIKGSFGMPETYVQHIAQYGEKTTSVPITIGWTRDGRDSALVPNEGSYKRVNVEWGAAADTRYLRTNLQYQHYWPLSKRYTFAVNAELGWGEGLQDKPYPVFKRFYGGGLGTVRAFDQGTLGPVDVQGGYIGGTRRLNLNSELYLPVPGAGNDRTLRFFAYLDAGNVWDDKSALDPLRVSAGLGLSWVSPVGPLKLSWGKPLRYERTDRIQRLQFQIGTAF, encoded by the coding sequence ATGCGCAATCTCCCTGTCTCGCCACGCCTCCGCCTGTCGTACTTCCGTCCCAGCGTCCTGTCGATTGCCTTGGGGTTGGCCTTGCAGGCCGGGTCGGCCTGGGCCGTCGCACCGTTCGTGCTGAAGGACATCCGCGTCGAAGGCCTGCAGCGCTCCGATGCGGGCACCGTGTTCGCTTCCCTGCCGTTCCGCATCGGTGACACCTACACCGACGAAAAAGGCGCGGCGGCCTTGCGGGCACTTTTCGCGACCGGCCTCTTCAAGGACGTTCGCGTCGAGGTCGATGGCGATGTCGTCGTGGTGATCGTCGACGAGCGCGCCGTCATCGCCAACATCGACTTCGTGGGCTTGAAGGAGTTCGACAAGGACGTGCTCATCAAGTCGCTGAAGGACTTCGGCATTGGCGAAGGCCTGCCCTTCGACAAGGCCCTGGCCGACCGCGCCGAGCAGGAATTGAAGCGTCAATACCTGACGAAGAGCCTCTACGCCGCCGAGGTGGTGACCACCGTCACGCCGCAAGAGCGCAACCGCGTCAACGTGACCTTCACCATCACCGAAGGCGGCCCTTCGCGCATCCGCGACATCCGCATCCTCGGCAACAAGGCGTTCTCGGAAGGCACGCTCACCGGGCTCTTCGACCTCAATGACGGCAGCTGGCTCAACTGGTACACCAAGGGCGACCGTTATTCGCGCTCGAAGCTCACGGCGGATCTGGAGACGCTGCGCTCGTACTACCTGAATCGCGGCTACCTCGAATTCGCGATCGAGTCGACCGAGGTGAGCATCTCCGGCGACAAGCAGGACATCACGATCACCGTCAACATCCGCGAAGGCCAGCCCTACACGGTCACCGGTGTGAAGCTCGAGGGGGACTACCTCGGCAAGGAAGACGAATTCAAGTCGCTGGTCAAGATCGAGCCGGGTGAGCCTTATCGCGCCGAATCGGTGGCCGACACTTCGAAGGCCTTCACCGACCGCTTCGGCACCTACGGCTACGCCTTCGCGCGTGTCGATGCTCGCCCCGACATCGACCGTGCGACCGGGCAGGTGGTGCTTGTACTTGTAGCCGACCCGCAGCGCCGCGTCTACGTGCGCCGCATCAACGTTGCCGGCAACAGCCGCACTCGCGACGAAGTGATCCGCCGCGAGTTCCGCCAGTTTGAATCGTCCTGGTACGACGGCAACCGCATCAAGCTGTCGCGCGACCGGGTCGACCGCCTGGGCTACTTCAAGGAAGTCAACATCGAGACCAACGAGGTGCCCGGGTCGCCCGACCAGGTGGATCTCACGCTGACGGTTGTCGAGAAGCCGACGGGCAACCTGTCGCTGGGCGCTGGCTTCTCAAGCGCCGACAAGCTCGCGCTGTCGGCGTCGATTAAGCAGGACAACGTCTTCGGGACCGGCAACTACCTCGGCATCGACATCAATACCAGCAAGTCGGCCCGCACGCTGGTGGTGAGCGCGGTCGACCCGTACTTCACCATCGATGGCATCTCGCGTGCGGTGGACGTTTTCTACCGCACCCAGAAGCCGATCAACAGCCAGGGTGAGGAGTACGAGTTCATCACCCCCGGCGCTTCCATCAAGTTCGGGGTGCCGTTCAGCGAGTACGACACGGTCTTCTTTGGCGCTGGCATCGAGCAGACGAAGATCAAGGGCAGCTTCGGAATGCCTGAGACTTACGTGCAGCACATCGCGCAATACGGCGAAAAGACCACATCGGTGCCAATCACCATTGGCTGGACGCGTGACGGCCGCGACAGCGCTCTGGTGCCCAACGAAGGCAGCTACAAGCGAGTCAACGTCGAGTGGGGTGCCGCCGCAGATACGCGCTACCTCCGGACCAACCTGCAATACCAGCACTACTGGCCTCTGTCGAAGAGATACACCTTTGCTGTCAACGCCGAACTGGGCTGGGGCGAGGGTCTGCAGGACAAGCCCTATCCGGTGTTCAAGCGTTTCTATGGAGGCGGCCTGGGCACCGTCCGGGCGTTCGACCAAGGCACTCTGGGCCCAGTGGACGTACAGGGTGGCTACATCGGCGGCACGCGGCGCCTGAACCTCAACAGCGAGCTCTATCTGCCAGTGCCCGGTGCCGGGAACGACCGCACGCTGCGCTTCTTCGCATACCTCGACGCCGGCAACGTGTGGGACGACAAGAGTGCCCTCGACCCACTGCGCGTCTCGGCTGGCCTGGGCCTGAGCTGGGTGTCCCCGGTCGGCCCGCTCAAGCTCAGCTGGGGCAAGCCGCTTCGCTACGAGCGCACGGATAGAATCCAGCGTCTCCAATTCCAGATCGGGACCGCGTTCTAA
- a CDS encoding OmpH family outer membrane protein, producing the protein MSSSSIKSVIFAVCLVVAASLAHAQSVKIAYVNSDKVMRDALPNQAGWVKLEADFNRREKELTELNSKLKAAATKLDRESVSLPDAERERRQRELIDQDRELQRKQRTYREDLAQRRNDEMIALRERVLAVIRQIAEKENYDLVVQEAFHASPRIDITDSVIKKLNEPVGK; encoded by the coding sequence ATGAGCAGCTCATCCATCAAGTCGGTGATCTTTGCCGTCTGCCTGGTCGTTGCCGCCTCGCTCGCGCACGCCCAGAGTGTGAAGATCGCCTATGTCAACAGCGACAAGGTGATGCGCGATGCGCTCCCCAACCAGGCCGGCTGGGTGAAGCTGGAGGCGGATTTCAATCGGCGCGAGAAAGAACTCACCGAACTCAACAGCAAGCTGAAGGCGGCGGCCACGAAGCTGGACCGTGAAAGCGTCTCGCTGCCTGACGCCGAGCGTGAACGCCGCCAGCGCGAGCTGATCGATCAGGATCGTGAGTTGCAGCGCAAGCAGCGCACCTACCGCGAAGACCTCGCCCAGCGCCGCAACGACGAAATGATCGCGCTGCGCGAGCGGGTGCTGGCGGTGATCCGCCAGATCGCCGAAAAAGAGAACTACGACCTCGTGGTCCAGGAAGCCTTCCACGCCAGCCCGCGCATCGACATCACTGACAGCGTGATCAAAAAGCTCAACGAACCAGTCGGAAAGTAG